GATGGAAAGAAATCTACCTCTTGAATAACTTGAAATCAAtaattggaaagaaaaaataattgaaattcaaaaatagaTTAATGGATGTAACTGTGAAGATATTTGTGGAgtgaaaaaatgaagaaaatcatGGGTATCGTATTTTGAATTGATGTATCTGGAAAATGGGATGATGGGAGcaaaagaaggaatttttgatattttttgaaacggtagagaaaataagaaaatatggtaAAAAGGAATGTGTagttaagtaattttttctaaatttcacCTAAAACCTATAATGATTCTTCTCAATTACACTCtatccctattttttttttaaattactcAAAATCCTTCTTTTTGGTGAAATTCGAATATATCACGTACGTCTTGATATATCACACAAAGTGATGTATTCGATCGATttatcgcgtaaagtgatgtatttgaCGTCCTGATATATCACGTAAATAATGCATCTgatcgatacatcgcgtaaagtgatgtatctgacgtCCTTACatcacataaagtgatgtatccgatcgatacatcGCGTACAGTGATGTATCAGAGAATAGAAAATAGtatgaatttttgtaattttttcaaatggcgggaaattttagaaaatatggtaaaataagttgtgtatttagataattttttcagaAATGTAATctcgtttcaatttatttgttctACTTTAACTTGACATGAAatgtaagaaaataaagaagatttttgaatcttgtgattttaaattaaagatatgttaaatgtatcataatatcttttaaatattgtgATTTTAAACATATcatgtaaaaaattaaaattaaaaaattattttaaaaattatttttttaaaacaaattaaaaaggaaagtagcTCAAGGAAATTGAAACTGAGGTCCGAAGGAGTACGATACTCCTACCtagtattttattaatattactttCCAATAATGATTTGCTTCTTCTCCAAAAGGAAAAGTGATTTTTAATTTCCTACTTCTCTTACACAGaatatagttattattttttagaataatATTCCTTTGGAATGAAGAAGAGACAAATGAAATAATACGTAGTAGATTTGTGGTCCTTTAAAACAAGTGTGTCCTTTTCTCATCTTTAAGGATTGAAGTTTCATATTCCTTCGATTCTTAGCTTATTTATGTAGAGTTTATCAATCTTCTATTTCCCATTTTTGAATTACTTTATCCTTCgaaaacattttttttgggATATAAGTTCCATTAAATTGAGAAAAAATGTCTTtcttaacaaaaataaaataaataaattttataagtgatattttatgtttattgtATTCTTCCTATTCACCCAACGTCCCCAACTCCTATCCCTTGACTATCCCCACCCCTGCAACCTCTAAAGCCCCACTTTTCAACCCCTCACATCTATAGGATtttgagataatattttttttttactcaccaaacactaaaaaaataattttttaaaaaatattttcataaaaatattctcCGTCATAGCAAACATACcctagaagaagaaaaaaagagagagggAAGAATAGACAAAATCACAGGAGCAACTTGCTTCTGCAAATCTTTGAAGATATTCTCATTTATCGTATGTGatcaaacttttaaaattaagtcattagaaaattatttatttataagtgTTTTTTAATAACATACTTTTCATAAAAGTATTTTGTGTTTGACTAATAAATTTAAGATATACTTTTGAAGTGCAAatatttaaactgtgtttgactaataaatttaaaatatatttttgaagagcaaatattatttaaatatatttctcaAAAGTGTGTTTCGAAAAAgatatttttgcatattgttTTTTAACTTTTGAAAGACAACCTGTTCTATTCTTCAAAAACATTATTTTCTCCTAAATATTTACCAAACAGCACaccttttaaaaataaacttttctttaaaataataataatatttttaacctCCCAACTACATCGTGTTTTATGCCTGCCTGTGATATGATTGAGCTTATCCTATAAAATGTGCAACTCATGTGAaagtatttgttattttttgatTTAGTTGGAAAGTGTATTTGTATCAGTGAAATGCTACACACGTGATCTCCTTATTCGGATTTTGACATCAGCAAGAAAATAAAGAGGATAATTATGAGTACCTACTCAGTTTGGTCATTTTTTgttcaatacatataaaaagaTTAGAAATTAACTTATAGATATACATATATTACAATATAATTACTAATTATCCTTTATGTGatcttaaaaattattttaatagtaCAGTAAAAGtacattaattaaaattaagttGTTTGACTGTTGTACTAACAGTAATATAGGACTGAGGAGTAATATTTTGTATGTTTATATATTCTATATCCTTTTAGGTCCCGAAGAAACACTGACGAATCCATGATTTACGCTAAGAAGgttcaaaaaattataaaataaattgtgtttagggaatatatatatataaaattaaaatatttacctTCTAAAcaacctatttttttctctcgaAGGGTCCTATGACCACCTTCCGCCTCCTTAGATCCGCCCCTGTCAGTCTATATAAGCCTGTTTTCCAACCAACATGTTGCAGCTTAAGTTAGAACCATCTCTTTCAACAACAACTTGGCAATCCTGTTATATGGTAAATGTACATCTCTGCTTCATTTTTTTCCTCTGTAGTTAGTCTTTCATTTCTACAAGGTTCTAGGTAGTTTCGAGAATCTGATCATGCCGTATCTTCTTGAGATGTGATCCAACAAGTAGACAAATTTTATTAGCTAAAACTGATGTGAGCAATGTTATTTTTGAAATGAATCTCAAATGGTTGTTAGAGCCAATTCAACGTCGTCCAGAGAGTTTTGATTGTATCAAATTCTGTACACTTAGTCAAGCTTAATGTTGTCCAATTAGTACTGTTTTGCCCCTGTCAGTAGCAAAGCTAATCCTTTTGTTTCAATTCAGCAGAAAGTTGATACTGGCGATTCAAGAGCGTCTTCAGCCATGAATATTCAGGAATTTGGAGCTGCATTTGATCCAATAGACATCCTTTCTAATTGGAAAATCTCTCAGCGCCAAGAAGCTGCAACGAGATTGGCTGCGGACTCTGTCGCTGCTAAATCAGGAACAAGTTCAATTGGGGATTGTACTAAAAGTAAATTTggttcttctcctcctccttttcCTATGCAGAACAATTATATGCCTTACTTCGGTAATAATCAAGTCCCAGTTTGTGGCCTAATGGCGGATCTTAGTTCTATTGGCCTATTCACAAAAAGCGAATCCTCTGATTGCTTGCTCTCTGCAACCAAGACAAGCAACACCGACACATCGGCCGAATTAGATGATGTGATTTTCTCTGATGATTCTAAAAGCTTGTGGAATATCCACACTAACAATGCAGTTTCATCCGGAGAATCTGCAATTGATGCTTACAAATCGAAACCCATCGATGCCAATGACAGCAACAATATTCACTACTCTGTTAATGAGCTTGATGAAACAGTCTCGCATAACAATTTAATAACATCTTCAGAAGCAAAGCGTTACAATATGGACAAGAGAAGCCACGATGCACTGCTCGAATCAGGTGAGAACATTCTTAATACTCAAAAGAACTTTTATTTGAccatgtttttttaaaataatttgaattaattattaactatgtTGACTTATCAtactttttatattatttttgaatttttattaagTCTCTGTCCGAATACAGTAAGTAGTTTTACTTTCGCACAACAAAAGTTGGTGCCACTTAAAATGGAAAGGAAGGCCTATGTCTCCATAGGCCTCTCACGTGTAGGTTTGATTTTTTATGAGACAAATGTATACGTGAAGATACTTTTTGCTTTTGGATGAACGTGAGTGTAAGATCTCTTATGTACTCTGATACCAGGTTGAAtcgttaaaatttaaatatgttaTGAGATTTGAGTGTAAGATCTCTTATtcatttaaagtttaaatttttaTGAAGAATATACTTTCAATTACttaattatatcatatcacaacAGATTCCTCGAAAACAGAATATGGATTCCAGCTCATTTCGGAAAATGATCAACCCAAGTCCAAGAAATCCAGGTCAGAATACAGGCTTCCAAGTTCATCAAACATCAATTTCCAGCAAGCAAGTTCTTCGGCATGTTCAATAGATGAGCCTGATTCAAAAGCAATTGTGCAAATGAAGGAAATGATTTATTGCGCAGCGGCATTCAGGCCAGTGAGCTCTGTCACGGAAGAAGTGATGGTGGAGAAGCCGAAGAGGAAGAACGTAAGAATCTCAACGGATCCACAGACAGCTGCAGCGAGACGAAGGAGGGAAAAGATAAGCGAAAGAATAAGGATATTGCAGAAGCTGGTACCAGGAGGAAGCAATATGGACACTGCATCCATGCTTGATGAGGCTGCAAACTATCTCAAGTTCTTGAGGACACAAGTGAATGCCTTGGAAGCCTTTGGCTTTAAAATAGATCCAATTATCATTAACAAtaactttactacttctttatCTTCAATACCATTAATCAACTACCCATTTCCCATGCAACCCCATTAATCCATCACCCCAAGTGTTGATATATCATGAGATTTCGGAAATAGTTTAATTCATATACATTCGCAGtgtaaaaaaaaactatattatCAGGTCAAATTTACATGTTCCACCAGGTAACATGTTCTATTTACAAGGTTATAAATCTTATATTTTTAAGGAGACTTACTTGTAGATATCATCATTTGGGTTAGTTTAATCTCATGTTTAAAAGTGATTACTATTTCATATCATGCAGGTTTAATTACATAAGTGTAGTTTCATGTTTTGTATATTTTGGACTTTATTTAATATGAAGCTGTCAGCTAGCAAGCCAATGCAAAGTGACATTCTCCTACATACTTATGAATTCGAATCACACTTACTCTAAACTAGTTTAAATACTAAAActtcatttctattttttttctactAAGTGTCTGGTACCCACATTAGAATCCGACTAGATCCAAATCGCACATTATAAGGCCCATTCTTGAGGTGACGCtcataacataattttttttcattcccAAAGGCTCGATTCCAAGACCTCTGGTTAAGGGTGGAGGAATTTCAATCATCGTTTTGGATTTGGGTTTAATTGACAGATGACGGAGTTAAATTTGGTAGTCATAGTTCGCTTATAAATGGGTGAACTGTCCGTTTTGACATGTGTTTTTAGAGGTTCCttttgatctttagggttctaAACGTGTCCATTTTGATTTTCAACTTTATGTAAattgatagaatttttttttttttggggggggggggggggggcggggGGAGGAAGTACTTTTGTTTGGATAGAAGAGGTTACTGatttttttggctaaaaataggAAATTCTGTTAAGAAATGAAGAAGTCCAGATCTGTATTCTTGGCTTATAGCTCTGCCAACTtgctcctctttttttttctttcaaggaGACAGAGTCTAAAAAGTGATTGTGTGTAAAAATCAATATATACATCCACGCTCATATCTGGTAGGGCTATTATCTTATGAGATGGAAACAAAGGTATTGACATTGGTTAGTAAACAAAAGTGTTGATTGTATAAGCTGGCGTTTTCATTTATAAAGATTGTCAAGTGTTAAACATTCTTTGCAACTGCTTCCTCATAATCTTATTAAACTATGCTTTCATTTGGCCGGCGATCGTTTTGATATAGCTATGTAGGTCCACTTCTTTTTAAATCTATTTAACAGTCGTCTATCTAGGAGGATCAAGTGGAGCAATATGTTCTATTCTTCAACATTGAAATTGTTGAATCAGAGAAATAATGAAAGGAGTGGAACAAAAACAAACACTTGATGATCAAAAAAGATATGTTTATGACCAAACACTTGTGTACCCAAAGCAAAGCCCAATTTCTTCGAATCAGTcattccaactttatatatgaGGAATTCACAAAAATTTCTGAATTCTCAAATATCCAATCAATTGAAATTAGCATCAGCAGAAAAGGACCtgttatttatatatgtttcaTTCATAATATTCCTTTGAAatattgttattgattttgCTTGTGTTTATTCTTTTCCTACTAGAAATGCTGCTCTACGCACATATGATTGTTAATTACCGTTGAATAAGagcaagaaaaatgaaaaacatcCATCAAATTAATGCAGACTTCCTTGCGATCAAATGTAACTAAATTTAACGAATAACACATACTGATTGCAGAATAGAGTAGACTTGATCTTGTTtgtaaaaatcaaaattaccCGTCAATTGAACTAGCTTTCATCCACATACATAggtaaaatataacaaaatgtACAACAAGAACACACGCACCCAAAAATTCTTCATCTCGGCCTTGGATTTCCTTGATGAAAAATTCCTTTTAATTCACTCCACACCATAGTCGGATGCTGATTCATTTTCGTGTTGTCTATCTTAAATATCCGTTTTATATCCTTTTAGCTCTCTAAAAACTTCGATAGCATTAATGAGTGGCGGAAGAGTTGATATCTCAGTTTTATTAATCAGCACATCGTACCTCTCGATACCAGTACTGCCCGGAGTCAATGTGTACACCGTCGTCGTCGACAAATAGCCGGGAGACATAGGTCCATAAAATAGGTTGTCATTGATATAAATGCTGAATTCCCTTGTCTCTGTCTCCGACAATTTGACGACTTCGGCAAAGTGAAAGTATAAGTAATACCTGTCCGTGGCATTAGCAGAGTACCAGGAAAAGGACAACGAGTTGGGATTGGGACCAGTCTCCGGATCGGGTGTCAACGCCGTGCTCATTACCGATAACGGTAGTCCGAAACTGTTCTGAAGTATGTCTTCGGTTGTATGAATAATTACCGTATTCTGCCGTTGATTTGGTCTCCAATTTCTATCATACACATCATCGCTGTAcctgttttttttatttaaatagaaAACAATTTATAATTGTTAAATAGAAAATGTTGATCTTCTAAAGT
This Solanum dulcamara chromosome 8, daSolDulc1.2, whole genome shotgun sequence DNA region includes the following protein-coding sequences:
- the LOC129901485 gene encoding transcription factor bHLH87-like; amino-acid sequence: MLQLKLEPSLSTTTWQSCYMVNKVDTGDSRASSAMNIQEFGAAFDPIDILSNWKISQRQEAATRLAADSVAAKSGTSSIGDCTKSKFGSSPPPFPMQNNYMPYFGNNQVPVCGLMADLSSIGLFTKSESSDCLLSATKTSNTDTSAELDDVIFSDDSKSLWNIHTNNAVSSGESAIDAYKSKPIDANDSNNIHYSVNELDETVSHNNLITSSEAKRYNMDKRSHDALLESDSSKTEYGFQLISENDQPKSKKSRSEYRLPSSSNINFQQASSSACSIDEPDSKAIVQMKEMIYCAAAFRPVSSVTEEVMVEKPKRKNVRISTDPQTAAARRRREKISERIRILQKLVPGGSNMDTASMLDEAANYLKFLRTQVNALEAFGFKIDPIIINNNFTTSLSSIPLINYPFPMQPH